In Neoarius graeffei isolate fNeoGra1 chromosome 17, fNeoGra1.pri, whole genome shotgun sequence, a single window of DNA contains:
- the pld1a gene encoding phospholipase D1a isoform X3, producing the protein MSMIVESLDPRELDLDNEEGDDVEFDPGECCIPFSAVYKTVGFKEAGAQVFLATEPITVRVLEMERFTRAKDRFKPSSERSASKAMTAVFRIELKHGNFTWVVKRKEKHFIELHRELLRYKTFIRIPLPSRSHTVRRKSVNKSEVRQMPILPRGGREEIIREEQVSSRRKQLEDYLNKLLRMATYRKYHATMEFIDVSQMSFIHDLGPKGLEGMVYKRSGGHRIPGMNCCGHSQICYRWSKRWLVMKDSFLMYLKPDTGAVSFVLLVDKEFSVKMDFKSTETKHGVRIDNLSRSLVLKCSSYRHARWWGQSIEEFVRKHGRAFLRTHRFNSFAKEQENIPTKWYVNGKTYMEDVADALEEAKEEIFITDWWLSPEIFLKRPVVEGNRWRLDCILKCKAQQGVRIFVMLYKEVELALGINSEYSKRTLLHLHPNIKVMRHPDHVSSSVYLWAHHEKLVVVDQSVAFVGGIDLAYGRWDDCKHRLTDVGSVTRSPVQDQVDGLGLSVSKGLSSINGCRSVNLAELPKLKGVGRMRKSRFSLYRHLHRHGLTHTNSVSSVDSEERGSVRSLQTGVGELMGNTRFWHGKDYCNFVYKDWVQLEKPFDDFIDRYTTPRMPWHDIASVVHGKAARDVARHFIQRWNFTKIMKPKYRSLLYPFLLPKSHSTASDLLYQVPNCVNTKVQVLRSAADWSAGIKYHEESIHNAYIQVIAKSKHFIYIENQFFISCADNKQVYNKIGDAIIERIIRAHKENKKFRVYVITPLLPGFEGDISTGGGSALQAVMHFNYRTMNRGEYSIISQLKKEMNDQWMNYISFGGLRTHAELEGRLVTELIYVHSKMLIVDDTTVIIGSANINDRSMLGKRDSEVAVIVEDIENVASVMDGQEYQDDSWCLH; encoded by the exons GTGAGTGCTGCATCCCGTTTTCAGCCGTGTATAAGACAGTGGGGTTTAAAGAAGCTGGAGCACAAGTTTTTCTTGCCACTGAGCCAATTACAGTCCGAGTCCTGGAGATGGAGCGCTTCACCAGAGCCAAGGACCGATTTAAGCCATCCAGCGAAAGGAGTGCATCCAAG gccatGACAGCTGTGTTCCGAATCGAGTTGAAACACGGAAACTTCACCTGGGTTGTAAAGAGAAAGGAGAAACACTTCATTGAGTTACACAGAGAGTTACTACGCTACAAAACCTTCATAAGGATTCCTTTACCCTCACGCAG tcacACTGTTCGCAGGAAGAGTGTTAATAAGAGCGAGGTGCGGCAGATGCCCATTTTACCTCGTGGAGGGAGAGAGGAAATCATCCGGGAAGAGCAGGTGTCCAGCAGACGA AAACAGTTGGAGGATTACCTGAACAAACTGCTGCGCATGGCCACCTACCGCAAATACCACGCTACA atGGAGTTTATTGATGTGAGTCAGATGTCGTTCATTCATGACTTGGGCCCCAAAGGCTT AGAGGGGATGGTGTACAAAAGGTCAGGAGGTCACCGCATCCCGGGCATGAACTGCTGTGGTCACAGTCAGATCTGTTACCGCTGGTCCAAgag ATGGCTGGTGATGAAGGACTCGTTCCTCATGTACCTGAAACCCGACACCGGCGCCGTCTCCTTCGTCCTCCTGGTGGACAAAGAGTTCAGTGTAAAGATGGACTTCAAATCCACTGAGACCAAACACGGTGTGAGGATCGACAACCTGTCCAG GTCTCTGGTGTTAAAGTGTAGCAGTTATAGACATGCCCGGTGGTGGGGACAGTCCATCGAGGAGTTTGTACGGAAACATGGCCGGGCGTTTCTCAGGACGCATCGATTCAACTCTTTTGCCAAAGAACAGGAAAACATCCCCACCAAATG gtaTGTAAATGGTAAGACGTACATGGAGGATGTAGCTGATGCCCTGGAAGAAGCAAAAGAGGAGATCTTTATCACTGACTGgtg gCTGAGTCCGGAGATCTTCCTGAAGAGGCCGGTGGTGGAAGGGAACCGCTGGAGGCTCGACTGCATCCTCAAGTGcaaagcg caacAAGGTGTGCGTATCTTTGTGATGCTGTATAAGGAAGTTGAACTCGCTCTCGGTATCAACAGTGAATACAGCAAGAGAACACTACTGCACCTTCACCCCAACATCAAG gtaaTGAGGCACCCTGATCACGTTTCCTCATCCGTCTATCTTTGGGCTCATCATGAGAAACTCGTTGTGGTTGACCAATCAGTGGCCTTCGTTGGAGGAATTGATTTAGCGTACGGTCGCTGGGACGACTGCAAACACCGACTCACTGACGTTGGGAGTGTGACTCGCTCCCCAGTACAGGAtcag GTGGACGGTTTGGGGCTCTCAGTGTCTAAAGGACTTTCCTCCATCAACGGCTGCAGATCAGTCAATTTAGCTGAACTTCCCAAACTGAAGGGTGTCGGCCGAATGAGGAAATCTCGCTTCAGCCTGTACCGACACCTTCACAGACACGGGCTCACACACACCAACAGCGTCAGCAGCGTGGACAGTGAagagc ggggCTCTGTGCGCAGCCTGCAGACGGGTGTAGGGGAGCTGATGGGAAACACTCGGTTCTGGCACGGGAAAGATTACTGCAACTTTGTGTATAAAGACTGGGTTCAGCTGGAGAAACCCTTCGATG ATTTCATTGACCGGTACACGACTCCCAGAATGCCCTGGCACGACATCGCCTCAGTGGTTCACGGGAAAGCAGCAAGAGACGTTGCACGCCATTTCATACAGCGCTGGAACTTCAccaag atAATGAAGCCGAAGTACCGCTCTCTCTTGTATCCCTTTTTATTGCCCAAATctcacagcacggccagtgacCTGCTGTACCAAGTGCCCAACTGCGTCAACACCAAAGTTCAG GTGTTGAGGTCGGCAGCTGATTGGTCAGCAGGTATAAAATACCACGAGGAGTCGATACACAACGCCTACATCCAAGTCATTGCAAAGAGCAAACACTTCATCTATATTGAG AATCAGTTCTTCATCAGCTGCGCCGATAACAAACAGGTTTACAACAAGATCGGAGACGCCATCATTGAAAGGATCATCAGAGCTCACAA agaGAATAAGAAGTTCCGTGTGTATGTGATCACTCCTCTGCTGCCAGGGTTTGAGGGTGATATCTCCACTGGAGGGGGCAGTGCACTACAGGCTGTCATGCATTTTAACTAcag gACCATGAACAGAGGAGAATACTCCATTATTTCTCAGCTGAAGAAAGAGA tgaaTGATCAGTGGATGAACTACATCTCGTTTGGGGGGTTGAGGACACACGCCGAGTTGGAGGGACGACTCGTCACTGAGCTCATTTATGTCCACAGCAAGATGCTGATTGTAGACGACACCACAGTCATCATCG